One window of the Maledivibacter sp. genome contains the following:
- a CDS encoding TRAP transporter small permease, producing MDRVEEILNKALSFLCISLMGSLSFLVILCVILRYVFSISFVWTEELITILFLATTYFGLVLGVKHNEHIQIEFLTEKYGQRGKAISDVIIGLIVIFVQIIVFRASIVWIQKVGNVLSPGMRIPNKMIYAMFPISCILVAFYEVWKIKSVVLDILSGKLSNQKSVGS from the coding sequence ATGGATAGAGTTGAAGAAATATTGAATAAAGCCTTATCATTTTTATGTATATCCTTAATGGGGTCGTTGAGCTTTCTAGTAATCCTTTGTGTAATTCTAAGATATGTTTTTTCTATAAGCTTTGTTTGGACAGAAGAATTAATAACAATCCTATTTTTGGCTACTACTTATTTTGGACTTGTGCTGGGAGTTAAGCATAATGAACATATACAGATAGAATTCTTGACTGAAAAGTATGGGCAAAGGGGAAAGGCTATATCTGATGTGATTATTGGGCTCATAGTAATTTTTGTCCAAATAATAGTATTTAGAGCTTCCATTGTATGGATACAAAAAGTGGGAAATGTTTTATCCCCTGGTATGCGAATACCCAATAAGATGATTTATGCCATGTTTCCTATTAGCTGTATTCTAGTGGCATTCTATGAGGTATGGAAAATCAAAAGTGTAGTATTGGATATATTAAGCGGCAAGTTATCTAATCAAAAGAGTGTTGGAAGCTAG
- a CDS encoding TRAP transporter substrate-binding protein gives MLKKSISILLAVIMIMGLMVGCSQKPASSETTSNDAKAKEKQEQIVMKVGHSQPTTTPRHKSFLEFEKIVEERSNGRIQVEIYPSGQLGNEPEMIEAVKMGSIQGVRAGRFDDVATELLVYTMPFLFDDVESFQKAARGEVGQKISKAAEKNNIVILATGDAGGFRNITNNVRPVQCPEDLKGLKIRTPGVESIIKTMEALGANPVSVPYVETYMALKTGVADGQENPFVNIESMKFNEVQKYLTVINYQVHPDPFYVSKSWFDTLSKEDQELLTKAAEDMMVISDKMMIEGNKEAFEKIKDSVEITELTPEQIEEFRKLAKPVYDYFINEKKYFSQDLIDEIKAIK, from the coding sequence ATGTTAAAGAAGAGTATTAGTATTTTACTAGCCGTAATAATGATTATGGGATTGATGGTAGGATGTTCACAAAAACCGGCTTCTAGTGAAACTACTTCAAATGATGCTAAAGCCAAGGAAAAACAGGAACAGATAGTGATGAAGGTAGGCCATTCACAACCAACCACTACTCCAAGACATAAATCTTTCTTAGAATTTGAGAAAATAGTTGAGGAAAGATCAAATGGAAGAATACAAGTTGAGATATATCCATCGGGTCAGTTAGGAAATGAGCCTGAAATGATAGAAGCCGTTAAGATGGGTTCTATACAAGGGGTAAGAGCAGGTAGATTTGATGATGTTGCAACTGAACTTTTAGTATATACTATGCCCTTCCTTTTCGATGATGTAGAAAGCTTCCAAAAGGCTGCAAGGGGAGAAGTAGGACAAAAGATTTCAAAGGCTGCCGAGAAAAACAATATAGTTATTTTAGCTACCGGTGATGCAGGTGGATTTAGAAATATAACAAATAATGTAAGACCTGTACAATGTCCTGAAGATCTAAAGGGATTAAAGATTAGAACCCCTGGTGTTGAAAGTATAATCAAAACTATGGAAGCATTAGGTGCAAATCCAGTTTCCGTTCCATATGTTGAAACTTATATGGCTTTAAAAACCGGAGTAGCTGATGGACAGGAAAATCCATTTGTGAATATCGAATCCATGAAGTTTAATGAAGTTCAAAAATATCTAACCGTAATAAACTATCAAGTTCATCCAGATCCATTCTATGTTTCAAAATCATGGTTTGATACGTTGAGTAAAGAAGATCAAGAACTTCTGACTAAAGCTGCTGAAGATATGATGGTAATAAGTGACAAAATGATGATAGAAGGAAATAAGGAAGCCTTTGAAAAAATAAAGGATAGCGTTGAAATTACTGAGTTGACTCCAGAACAAATAGAGGAGTTTAGAAAGCTTGCTAAGCCTGTTTATGATTACTTTATCAATGAAAAGAAATACTTTAGTCAAGACTTAATAGATGAGATCAAAGCAATAAAGTAA
- the kduD gene encoding 2-dehydro-3-deoxy-D-gluconate 5-dehydrogenase KduD: protein MDYNLSELCESFSLDMFSLKGKVAVVTGGNTGLGLAYVMALAKAGADIFIISYNEDNWEEINESIKGLGQKVEFIKTDLSKKENAKQSIDECIKRFGRIDVLINNAGTIRRSPILEYKDEDWEAVIDINLNAVYYLSQSAVKHMVKQGCGKIINIASMLSFQGGKFVPPYTASKHGVAGITKAFANELADKNIQINAIAPGYIATANTAPIRADEKRNEEILGRIPAGRWGETSDLMGTVVFLASKASDYVNGHILAIDGGWLVR, encoded by the coding sequence ATGGATTATAATTTAAGCGAATTATGTGAAAGTTTTTCCTTGGATATGTTTTCATTAAAGGGAAAAGTTGCAGTAGTAACCGGAGGTAATACAGGGTTAGGACTTGCATACGTCATGGCATTAGCTAAGGCTGGAGCAGATATATTTATAATTAGCTATAATGAAGATAACTGGGAAGAAATCAATGAATCAATCAAAGGATTAGGACAAAAAGTGGAGTTTATAAAGACAGATCTTTCCAAGAAGGAAAATGCGAAACAATCCATAGATGAATGCATAAAAAGATTTGGAAGAATAGATGTACTTATTAACAATGCAGGAACAATAAGAAGATCTCCTATTTTAGAATATAAGGATGAGGATTGGGAAGCTGTAATAGATATTAATTTAAATGCGGTGTATTATTTAAGTCAAAGTGCGGTTAAGCATATGGTGAAGCAAGGCTGTGGGAAAATTATAAATATAGCTTCTATGCTATCCTTTCAAGGAGGAAAATTTGTTCCACCATATACAGCAAGTAAACATGGAGTTGCAGGGATTACAAAGGCCTTTGCCAATGAGTTAGCTGATAAAAATATACAAATAAATGCAATAGCTCCTGGATATATAGCAACGGCTAATACAGCACCTATAAGGGCCGATGAAAAAAGAAATGAAGAAATTTTAGGTAGGATACCTGCAGGAAGATGGGGAGAAACATCTGATTTAATGGGTACTGTAGTATTTTTAGCTAGTAAAGCCTCAGATTATGTCAATGGACATATTTTAGCTATAGATGGTGGCTGGCTGGTTAGATAA
- the kduI gene encoding 5-dehydro-4-deoxy-D-glucuronate isomerase has protein sequence MDTRYSVSPVEGKELDTQGLRENFLIEDLFKKDEINLVYSHVDRIIVGGACPTEPLKLEGGKSLGTDYFLERRELGIINIGGKGYVVADGEKIEMNPRDGLYIGKGVKEVVFGSEDSEKTAKFYFNSAPAHKEYPMKKINISDAEPEHLGSLEQSNKRTIYKYVHPAVCQSCQLSMGMTILEPNNVWNTMPCHTHERRMEVYMYFDMPEDGLVFHLMGKPEETRHIVMKNEQAVISPSWSIHSGVGTANYTFIWGMVGENQVFSDMDHINNCDLK, from the coding sequence ATGGATACTAGGTATAGTGTTAGTCCTGTAGAAGGAAAAGAACTTGATACACAGGGTTTGAGAGAAAACTTTTTGATAGAGGATTTATTCAAGAAGGATGAGATAAATCTCGTATATAGCCATGTTGATAGAATAATTGTTGGAGGAGCTTGTCCTACAGAGCCCCTTAAATTGGAAGGTGGTAAAAGCCTTGGCACAGATTATTTTCTTGAGAGAAGAGAGTTAGGAATAATCAATATTGGAGGCAAGGGATATGTAGTAGCTGATGGAGAGAAAATAGAGATGAATCCAAGGGATGGATTATACATAGGCAAGGGTGTGAAGGAAGTAGTATTTGGTAGCGAAGATTCTGAAAAAACAGCTAAATTTTACTTCAATAGCGCTCCTGCACATAAGGAATATCCTATGAAAAAAATTAATATAAGCGATGCTGAGCCAGAGCATTTAGGTTCCTTAGAACAGTCCAATAAAAGAACCATATATAAATATGTTCATCCAGCGGTTTGTCAAAGCTGTCAGCTTTCAATGGGAATGACTATATTGGAACCAAACAATGTTTGGAATACTATGCCTTGCCATACCCATGAAAGAAGAATGGAAGTTTATATGTACTTCGATATGCCAGAGGATGGATTGGTATTCCATTTGATGGGAAAACCTGAAGAAACTAGACATATAGTAATGAAAAATGAACAAGCAGTTATTTCTCCAAGCTGGTCAATACATTCCGGGGTTGGTACTGCTAACTACACATTTATATGGGGTATGGTAGGAGAAAATCAAGTGTTTTCTGACATGGATCATATAAATAATTGTGATTTAAAATAG
- a CDS encoding LacI family transcriptional regulator, whose translation MATIDDIVKKSGVSRSTVFRFLNGNNVRESSKQLIVEAMKDLNYKMDKLTKSLNLNFEISVSPEYMHFQGFTQMVQGVMEACEKKDIKVNLVIRSGKQIDEDYSNWVKSDNKGVLIIGKNKEDEIREAKFLKKKNIPHIFINHRIEIPDISYVCVDFEKAAYDVVNYLINKGHRDILVIGNPQELLVDELKINGYLKAMKDNDIEIKDKHIIISQDSKESEKAIRNILVSKDRPTAYFGICDSKAIKFINIARTMGFSIPEDISVVGMDNVNMAEYSVPPLTSVEVNFKSLGEKSVEQLINIIKYDFTTIKAFLSHSIIERESVRQI comes from the coding sequence ATGGCTACCATAGATGATATCGTTAAAAAATCTGGAGTTTCTAGAAGTACTGTGTTTAGATTTCTAAACGGAAACAATGTACGGGAATCTAGTAAGCAATTGATAGTAGAAGCTATGAAGGACTTAAACTATAAAATGGATAAGCTCACGAAGAGTCTCAATCTAAATTTTGAAATAAGCGTATCTCCAGAATATATGCATTTCCAAGGATTTACCCAGATGGTTCAAGGAGTAATGGAGGCATGTGAAAAAAAGGATATAAAAGTGAACCTTGTTATTAGGTCCGGAAAGCAAATCGATGAGGATTACTCCAACTGGGTCAAGAGTGACAATAAAGGAGTATTGATAATAGGTAAAAACAAAGAGGATGAGATTAGAGAAGCAAAGTTCTTAAAGAAAAAGAATATTCCCCATATCTTTATAAACCATAGAATAGAAATTCCCGATATAAGTTATGTATGTGTTGATTTTGAAAAAGCTGCCTATGATGTAGTTAATTATCTTATAAATAAGGGGCATAGAGATATTTTGGTTATAGGAAATCCCCAGGAATTGTTAGTTGATGAATTGAAAATAAATGGATACTTAAAGGCTATGAAGGATAATGATATTGAAATTAAGGATAAACATATAATAATTTCACAGGATAGTAAGGAAAGTGAAAAAGCCATAAGAAATATATTGGTTTCTAAGGATAGACCAACTGCATATTTTGGTATATGCGATTCAAAGGCAATAAAGTTTATCAATATTGCTAGAACCATGGGATTCTCCATTCCCGAGGATATATCTGTAGTAGGAATGGATAATGTAAATATGGCTGAATATAGTGTGCCTCCGTTAACTTCAGTGGAGGTGAATTTTAAATCACTTGGAGAAAAATCCGTAGAACAGCTTATAAATATTATAAAATACGATTTTACTACTATAAAGGCATTTCTAAGTCACTCAATAATAGAGCGAGAATCGGTACGTCAAATATAA
- a CDS encoding IclR family transcriptional regulator has translation MKSDIVQSVDRTFDIIEALMSGEVGLVDLSKRVNLNKSTVHRLLNTLIYRGYVNQNEDNNKYKLTLKFLEIGSITLNSVDIVLIAKQHIKRLSEETNEVVHLVSIEKNEIVYIDKIESNNTIRMHSYIGKRIPIYCTAVGKAYMAHLDNDQFSKLWKSVKDDLSKLTENTIISKDDMLKELNIIRHNGFAIDNEENEKGVICVAAPIFNYNKEIKYAISISTPKMRIDEDKIEYFGKLVKETSREISKDLGYIY, from the coding sequence ATGAAATCTGATATTGTGCAATCAGTAGATCGAACCTTTGACATCATAGAGGCCTTAATGAGTGGAGAAGTGGGTTTAGTAGATTTATCAAAAAGGGTAAACTTAAATAAAAGTACTGTCCATAGACTTTTAAACACTCTCATCTATAGGGGATATGTTAATCAAAATGAGGATAATAATAAATATAAGCTCACATTAAAATTTTTGGAAATTGGCAGTATAACCCTAAATTCTGTAGATATTGTACTTATTGCCAAACAACACATTAAAAGACTTTCAGAGGAAACTAACGAAGTAGTTCACTTAGTTTCAATAGAGAAAAATGAAATAGTATATATAGATAAGATTGAGTCTAACAATACTATTAGAATGCATTCATATATTGGAAAAAGAATTCCAATATATTGTACTGCAGTGGGAAAAGCCTACATGGCACATTTGGATAATGATCAATTTTCAAAGCTTTGGAAGTCCGTTAAGGATGATTTGAGTAAACTCACGGAAAACACTATCATTTCAAAGGATGATATGCTAAAGGAACTAAATATCATAAGGCATAATGGCTTTGCAATAGACAATGAAGAAAATGAAAAAGGGGTAATATGTGTTGCTGCGCCAATATTTAATTATAACAAAGAAATCAAATATGCTATAAGTATTTCTACCCCCAAAATGAGAATAGATGAAGATAAAATAGAATACTTTGGAAAGCTAGTTAAAGAAACTTCCAGAGAAATTTCTAAAGACCTTGGATATATTTATTAG
- a CDS encoding GDSL-type esterase/lipase family protein — MKIVCIGDSLTYGYKLSRSEVWTKLIEKKYGVEVLNKGINGDSTGGMLSRFYGDVIDNKPSYVFIMGGANDLIMEVPLNVIKSNISTMVHQAYGNNIIPIIGTQPLTEPKMAKRYWSNITDFVRVNEELMEIREWIMEFSGIFNVQVVDFCGELGSIINEENKTEFYIDGLHLTPKGNVNMLRTIESQGNLSFI, encoded by the coding sequence TTGAAGATAGTTTGTATTGGTGATAGCTTAACCTATGGTTATAAATTAAGTCGATCAGAGGTTTGGACAAAGTTGATCGAGAAAAAATATGGTGTAGAGGTATTGAATAAAGGGATTAATGGAGATTCCACAGGGGGAATGCTGTCTAGGTTCTATGGAGACGTTATAGATAATAAACCCTCATATGTATTTATTATGGGAGGAGCAAATGATTTAATTATGGAGGTACCTTTAAATGTCATTAAATCCAATATTTCTACTATGGTACATCAAGCCTATGGAAATAATATAATACCTATTATTGGAACTCAGCCCTTAACAGAACCTAAAATGGCTAAAAGATATTGGTCTAATATAACTGACTTTGTAAGGGTTAATGAAGAATTGATGGAAATAAGGGAATGGATTATGGAGTTTAGTGGTATTTTCAATGTCCAAGTTGTGGATTTTTGTGGAGAATTGGGCAGTATCATAAATGAAGAGAATAAGACCGAATTTTACATTGATGGATTACATTTGACACCTAAGGGAAATGTGAATATGTTAAGGACTATAGAGTCTCAAGGGAATCTAAGTTTTATCTAA
- a CDS encoding bifunctional 2-keto-4-hydroxyglutarate aldolase/2-keto-3-deoxy-6-phosphogluconate aldolase — protein MKRHEIIKRIEDTGIVAVVRAENTEKAVNISKACMEGGIDAIEVTFTVPGAHRVIEDLVNEFGDRLLVGAGTVLDSETARIAILAGAKYIVSPGFDLDTAKLCNRYQIPYMPGCMTIKEMITAMEAGADVIKVFPGSAFGPSFIKAIKGPLPQAVLMPTGGVSLDNVDQWIKNGCVAVGAGGALTKGSREDITETAKKFVSKIKEARKS, from the coding sequence ATGAAAAGACATGAGATTATCAAACGAATTGAAGACACAGGTATAGTTGCTGTTGTAAGAGCAGAAAACACAGAAAAGGCAGTTAATATTTCAAAAGCATGTATGGAGGGTGGAATAGATGCAATTGAAGTTACATTCACTGTTCCTGGAGCCCATAGGGTAATCGAGGATTTAGTTAATGAATTTGGTGATAGGCTTCTAGTAGGTGCTGGTACTGTTCTTGATAGTGAAACAGCTAGGATTGCAATACTTGCAGGAGCCAAGTATATAGTTAGTCCAGGCTTTGATTTAGATACTGCAAAGCTATGTAATAGATATCAAATCCCCTATATGCCAGGTTGTATGACAATAAAAGAAATGATTACAGCTATGGAGGCCGGTGCGGATGTTATCAAGGTGTTCCCTGGAAGCGCATTTGGCCCTTCATTTATCAAAGCCATTAAAGGCCCTCTTCCACAAGCAGTACTTATGCCAACGGGTGGCGTTAGTTTAGATAATGTTGATCAATGGATCAAGAATGGCTGTGTAGCAGTTGGAGCTGGTGGAGCTTTAACTAAAGGATCTAGGGAAGATATAACTGAAACAGCTAAAAAATTCGTTAGTAAAATAAAAGAAGCTAGAAAATCTTAA
- a CDS encoding sugar kinase has product MKKVVTMGEIMLRLSTPGYGRFVQAESFDVVYGGGEANVAVSLANYGLDAHFVSKLPKNPIGDSALNHLRRFGVNSDYIARGGNRVGIYFLETGASMRPSKVVYDRAHSAIAEADIQDFDFDEIFKDAEWFHFSGITPALSEKAALVTEEALKAAKKHGVTVSVDLNYRKKLWTPERAKEVMSNLMQYVDVCIGNEEDAEKVLGFKPGNTDVTTGELELEGYKSIFKQMKETFGFKYVVTTLRESYSASDNGWSALIYDGKEFYHSKKYDVRIVDRVGGGDSFAGGLIYSLVSGKDFKDALEFAVAASALKHTIHGDFNLVSPEEVEALAKGDASGRVQR; this is encoded by the coding sequence ATGAAAAAAGTTGTTACCATGGGCGAAATAATGCTTAGACTTTCTACACCTGGATATGGGAGATTTGTTCAAGCTGAGTCATTTGATGTGGTATATGGTGGTGGTGAAGCAAATGTAGCTGTTTCCTTAGCAAACTATGGACTAGATGCTCATTTTGTATCAAAGCTACCTAAAAATCCAATTGGTGATAGTGCCTTAAATCATTTAAGAAGATTTGGAGTTAACAGTGATTATATTGCTAGGGGCGGAAATAGGGTTGGAATCTATTTCCTAGAAACAGGTGCTTCTATGAGACCCTCTAAGGTTGTTTACGATAGGGCCCATTCAGCTATAGCAGAAGCAGATATTCAAGATTTTGATTTTGATGAAATATTCAAGGACGCAGAGTGGTTCCATTTTTCAGGCATCACACCGGCTTTAAGCGAAAAAGCTGCACTTGTTACTGAAGAAGCCCTAAAGGCTGCTAAAAAACATGGCGTTACAGTATCAGTGGATTTGAACTATAGAAAGAAATTATGGACTCCTGAAAGAGCTAAGGAAGTTATGTCTAACCTAATGCAATACGTTGATGTTTGTATAGGAAATGAAGAAGATGCTGAAAAGGTTCTTGGCTTTAAACCTGGTAACACCGATGTAACTACTGGAGAATTGGAGCTTGAAGGCTACAAGAGTATATTTAAACAGATGAAGGAAACCTTTGGATTCAAATACGTAGTAACTACATTACGTGAAAGCTATTCTGCATCCGATAATGGTTGGTCGGCTTTAATTTATGATGGAAAGGAATTCTATCATTCTAAAAAATATGATGTGAGAATTGTGGATAGAGTTGGTGGAGGAGATTCCTTCGCTGGTGGACTAATATACTCCCTTGTATCTGGTAAGGATTTCAAGGACGCATTAGAATTTGCAGTTGCAGCATCTGCTTTAAAGCATACAATTCATGGGGATTTTAATCTAGTTTCCCCTGAAGAAGTTGAAGCCTTAGCAAAGGGTGATGCTTCCGGTAGAGTTCAAAGGTAA
- a CDS encoding BMC domain-containing protein: MKDAIGLVEFKSIARGIQATDEMIKSANVELVLSTPLCPGKYVSLICGDVGAVNTAVKVGGNLGGIFTIDTHVIPNVHKAVFPALTATTDVNKIVSLGIVETISALTAVVIGDIAVKAANVELLEIRIARGLGGKGFVILTGEISSVKSAIKTCLNKLKDTGEIVCTSVIASPSRELVSKII, encoded by the coding sequence GTGAAAGATGCTATTGGATTAGTGGAATTTAAAAGTATAGCAAGGGGAATACAGGCAACGGATGAGATGATAAAATCTGCAAATGTTGAGCTTGTATTATCTACGCCTCTATGTCCTGGGAAATACGTATCTTTGATATGTGGAGACGTTGGAGCTGTAAATACTGCTGTTAAAGTAGGTGGAAACCTCGGTGGGATATTTACGATAGATACCCATGTAATACCTAATGTACATAAAGCTGTTTTTCCAGCTTTGACTGCAACGACGGATGTTAATAAAATAGTTTCCTTAGGAATTGTAGAAACAATATCTGCATTGACAGCTGTAGTTATTGGGGATATAGCTGTTAAAGCCGCAAATGTTGAATTATTAGAGATAAGAATAGCCAGAGGATTAGGGGGGAAGGGGTTTGTAATCCTAACGGGAGAAATATCCTCCGTTAAATCGGCAATAAAAACTTGTTTAAATAAATTGAAGGATACAGGTGAAATTGTATGTACATCTGTTATAGCCTCACCTAGTAGAGAGTTAGTTTCCAAAATAATATAA